GAGGGATCGGTCTGATTGCCGTAGATCGAGGAGGTCGAGGCATAGACGACCGTGTTACAGCCGTCGTCGCGGGCTTGCTCGACGGTGTTGACGAACCCTTCGACGTTGACGCGCGCTCCTTTCGTCGGATCGTCCTCGTGCATCGCATACGAGGATAGTGCCGCGAGGTGAAACACGACGTCCACCTCGGTCGGCAGATCGTCGTCTAACACGCTTTTCTCTTGGAACTCAACGGTATCATTGAGGTTTTCGGGTGTTCCAAGATAGCCATCGTCGACGACGATGACATCGTTATTCTCTACGAGATGATTGGCGAGATTCGAGCCGATAAATCCGGCACCACCTGTCACGAGAATTCTATTTCCATTCATACTGAAACGAAATTCGACTATGGGTAAAAAGATGCTGTATCTATACTAGATTCTGTGTTCCAAAGATCTTAGAAGAGACTTCTTCATCTTGCAAAACACATTAGTGGGACGGAATCAATCCTCTCTCGGATCCGTAATCAACTCAACCTCGTAGGCATCTGGATGAACACGTTCGAGATGATCATGTTCTACAAGCCGTCCAATCCTGTTACTGACCCATTGTCTGCTCACCTCCTTGATCTCGTCGCTGTAGAATTGCCGTAGTAGATTCGGGGTCGCCCATTCGTGTTCATCAAGGAACGCCAGTATCCAGCGATCCATTTCGTTGAGATCTTCCTCAGACAACGCCATGTTCGATCGTCTAGGGATTACTCCCGCCTGCTGTAAGGGTATTGTCTTTAACGCCGAAAATGAACATGACTATAGATGGTAGAAATAGACTTCCGTAAACTATATTGGAGGCAGACTTGTTATACTATTCGAGAAGGTCGGTTTCGTCACAAATCAATTCGTGGCCGCGTGGTAGGACACGCGACCGAGCTTCTCAGGCAGGAGAAGCAATGAACACTAGCCACTCACCGCCAGAAAACAGTATCGGCTCATCAACTCTCGAACAGCACATCACGGGCCCACACTGGGAACCACCCGAAATCCCGAACGCGACCACCTATTGGCGCTGTACGGCCTGCGGTCACGAGTCCATCCATGAAACGGACCTCTACCGACCCACGTTCCACACCGACGACTGCGAGGTCCACGAATGCTGATCACGACCCCAGCCGAACAGCTCCTTACTGGCTTCCCGATTC
This genomic interval from Halalkalicoccus subterraneus contains the following:
- a CDS encoding MarR family transcriptional regulator, which translates into the protein MALSEEDLNEMDRWILAFLDEHEWATPNLLRQFYSDEIKEVSRQWVSNRIGRLVEHDHLERVHPDAYEVELITDPRED
- a CDS encoding NAD-dependent epimerase/dehydratase family protein — its product is MNGNRILVTGGAGFIGSNLANHLVENNDVIVVDDGYLGTPENLNDTVEFQEKSVLDDDLPTEVDVVFHLAALSSYAMHEDDPTKGARVNVEGFVNTVEQARDDGCNTVVYASTSSIYGNQTDPS